The following coding sequences lie in one Microbacterium sp. XT11 genomic window:
- a CDS encoding HdeD family acid-resistance protein, with protein MSEALSAAKSAFSAIRISLAVSGAIALIAGIMLLVWPVKSAIIVTGIVATYLIIAGVVYAGLGVFSSSKGGWARAGHIVLGLLYIVAGVIAFTNLQATTALLAVFTVVFIGVSWVVDGVVSLTLLTGDGSRVWTILYSVLSIIAGVYVLFNVLAAGVVLWIFLGASLVVLGVIQIVRAITLGRDAKAAAGAIGADRL; from the coding sequence ATGTCTGAAGCACTCTCTGCCGCCAAGTCGGCGTTCTCCGCGATCCGCATCTCCCTGGCAGTCTCCGGCGCGATCGCCCTCATCGCGGGCATCATGCTGCTCGTGTGGCCGGTCAAATCGGCAATCATCGTCACCGGCATCGTCGCCACATACCTCATCATCGCCGGCGTGGTGTACGCCGGACTCGGCGTCTTCTCCAGCTCCAAGGGCGGCTGGGCAAGGGCGGGCCACATCGTCCTCGGCCTTCTCTACATCGTCGCCGGCGTCATCGCGTTCACGAATCTCCAGGCGACGACGGCGCTGCTCGCCGTCTTCACCGTCGTGTTCATCGGCGTCAGCTGGGTCGTCGACGGCGTCGTGTCCCTCACCCTGCTCACCGGCGACGGATCGCGCGTGTGGACGATCCTCTACTCGGTGCTCAGCATCATCGCCGGCGTGTACGTGCTCTTCAACGTGCTGGCAGCCGGTGTCGTGCTGTGGATCTTCCTCGGCGCCTCGCTCGTCGTGCTCGGCGTCATCCAGATCGTCCGTGCCATCACGCTCGGTCGCGACGCGAAGGCCGCCGCGGGAGCGATCGGGGCCGACCGACTCTGA
- a CDS encoding helix-turn-helix transcriptional regulator, protein MRRVRDRIDREYAKPLDVAALAAGVHMSAGHLSRRFKEAYGESPYAYLMTRRIERAMALLRRGDLSVTEVCFEVGFQSLGTFSTRFSELVGRSPREYRRHPEPGPGIPSWVEKQATRPIRNREVSSRSDR, encoded by the coding sequence ATGCGCCGGGTCCGAGACCGCATCGACCGTGAGTACGCCAAGCCGCTGGACGTCGCGGCACTCGCGGCGGGGGTGCACATGTCCGCCGGTCACCTCAGCCGCCGTTTCAAGGAGGCGTACGGCGAATCGCCCTATGCGTATCTGATGACGCGCCGCATCGAACGCGCCATGGCTCTGCTCCGGCGAGGCGATCTGAGTGTGACCGAGGTGTGCTTCGAAGTGGGCTTCCAGTCACTCGGCACGTTCAGCACGCGTTTCTCCGAGCTCGTCGGGCGTTCGCCGCGCGAATACCGACGTCATCCCGAGCCCGGCCCTGGCATCCCGTCGTGGGTGGAGAAGCAGGCCACGAGACCGATCAGGAATCGAGAAGTCTCGTCGCGCTCTGATCGGTAG
- a CDS encoding SDR family oxidoreductase, producing MSDVLPAGSLEGKVALVTGSSRGIGADTVRYLAEAGADVVINYRNKAPRAEKLAAQLRELGRTVLVVGADLTDPASVASMFAQVEEQFGRLDVLVLNASGGMESGMAEDYALTLNRDAQLNVLDAATPLLSDGSRVVFVTSHQAHFIRTTPTMPEYEPVALSKRAGEDALRERIPELAERGIGFTVVSGDMIEGTITATLLERANPGAIAERRESAGKLYNVSEFAAEVARAVVDPVPADNTRLVGDVSDFAAE from the coding sequence GTGTCCGACGTTCTTCCCGCAGGTTCCCTCGAAGGCAAGGTCGCCCTTGTCACCGGATCGTCCAGGGGGATCGGGGCCGACACCGTCCGCTACCTGGCTGAGGCGGGCGCCGACGTCGTGATCAACTACCGCAACAAGGCGCCTCGCGCGGAGAAGCTCGCCGCGCAGTTGCGCGAGCTCGGGCGCACCGTGCTGGTGGTCGGTGCCGACCTCACCGACCCGGCATCGGTTGCTTCGATGTTCGCCCAGGTGGAGGAGCAGTTCGGCCGTCTGGACGTGCTCGTTCTCAACGCGTCGGGTGGAATGGAGTCAGGGATGGCCGAGGACTACGCGCTCACTCTCAACCGTGACGCACAGCTGAACGTGCTGGACGCCGCGACCCCGCTCCTCTCCGATGGCTCACGCGTCGTGTTCGTGACCAGCCACCAGGCTCACTTCATCCGGACGACGCCGACCATGCCCGAGTACGAGCCCGTCGCGCTGTCGAAGCGTGCGGGCGAGGACGCCCTGCGCGAGCGCATCCCAGAACTCGCTGAGAGGGGCATCGGTTTCACCGTCGTATCCGGGGACATGATCGAAGGGACCATCACCGCGACCCTGCTCGAACGGGCGAATCCGGGTGCGATCGCCGAGCGACGCGAGTCCGCGGGCAAGCTCTACAACGTGTCGGAGTTCGCTGCCGAGGTGGCGCGTGCGGTCGTCGACCCTGTCCCGGCGGACAACACGCGGCTCGTCGGCGACGTGAGCGACTTCGCCGCCGAGTGA
- a CDS encoding VOC family protein: MDITINASFLPQTDAEASVAFYRDVLGFEVRKDVGYEQMRWITVGPVGQPDTAIVLTPPAVDPGISESERATILELMAKGSYGGIVLATPDVDAAYAEIEAKGADVVQEPIDQPYGIRDCAFRDPAGNMVRLQQTA, from the coding sequence ATGGACATCACGATCAACGCCAGTTTCCTCCCGCAGACGGATGCCGAGGCATCCGTCGCCTTCTACCGCGACGTGCTCGGCTTCGAGGTCCGCAAGGACGTCGGCTACGAGCAGATGCGCTGGATCACCGTCGGCCCCGTCGGTCAGCCGGACACGGCCATCGTTCTCACTCCTCCTGCCGTCGACCCCGGCATCAGTGAGAGTGAGAGGGCGACCATCCTCGAGCTTATGGCGAAGGGCAGCTACGGCGGCATCGTGCTCGCCACCCCCGACGTCGACGCCGCGTACGCTGAGATCGAGGCGAAGGGCGCCGACGTCGTGCAGGAGCCGATCGACCAGCCGTACGGCATCCGGGACTGTGCCTTCCGCGACCCCGCCGGCAACATGGTGCGTCTGCAGCAGACCGCCTGA